The Phragmitibacter flavus genome includes a window with the following:
- a CDS encoding PEP-CTERM sorting domain-containing protein (PEP-CTERM proteins occur, often in large numbers, in the proteomes of bacteria that also encode an exosortase, a predicted intramembrane cysteine proteinase. The presence of a PEP-CTERM domain at a protein's C-terminus predicts cleavage within the sorting domain, followed by covalent anchoring to some some component of the (usually Gram-negative) cell surface. Many PEP-CTERM proteins exhibit an unusual sequence composition that includes large numbers of potential glycosylation sites. Expression of one such protein has been shown restore the ability of a bacterium to form floc, a type of biofilm.), which translates to MIRRFSIIILLLTFQLLLLGVVKSDAATTYLIDFGTVGNQTTTVDANGNRWNNLTGANADATTNPRSGSITLQDIGGTAGIGMNYSFPTTGGDPNFSNKNSTLHASLGSLSNLGLMNIDSATRDVIWSSGPMVFTFTGLDPLLDYSFNLFAYRLFAGRTSSYQLQGLTSSSPTILNVDSTNTGDGTILEFLNYKPNASGEIVLQVNSGTGGYAYLSSVQILVSPEPQRALLLLIGLGTIVLRRRA; encoded by the coding sequence ATGATCCGTCGATTCTCTATCATCATCCTGCTGCTGACGTTTCAGCTGCTTCTTTTGGGCGTGGTGAAGTCTGATGCCGCCACCACCTACCTGATCGACTTCGGAACGGTTGGCAACCAAACCACCACTGTCGATGCCAACGGCAACCGCTGGAACAACCTCACCGGGGCCAATGCGGATGCGACCACCAATCCACGCAGTGGGTCGATCACGCTTCAGGACATTGGCGGGACGGCAGGGATTGGAATGAATTATTCTTTCCCCACTACGGGAGGCGATCCCAACTTCTCCAACAAAAACTCCACCCTTCATGCCTCGCTTGGTTCGCTTTCAAATCTGGGTTTGATGAACATCGACAGCGCCACACGCGACGTCATCTGGTCCAGCGGTCCCATGGTGTTCACCTTCACCGGTCTCGATCCCCTGTTGGACTACTCCTTCAATCTGTTTGCCTACCGTCTTTTTGCTGGCAGGACCAGCAGTTATCAGCTGCAGGGACTCACCAGCTCCTCGCCAACCATCTTGAATGTGGACAGCACCAATACCGGCGACGGAACGATCCTGGAATTCCTCAATTATAAACCCAACGCCTCTGGCGAAATTGTCCTTCAAGTCAATTCTGGCACGGGTGGATATGCCTACCTCAGTTCGGTGCAGATTTTGGTGAGCCCCGAACCGCAGCGCGCCCTGCTGCTGCTTATTGGTTTGGGCACCATCGTGTTGCGCCGTCGGGCTTAA
- a CDS encoding YhcH/YjgK/YiaL family protein — MIFDTIDQAGRYAPLHAGLAKAFEFLQSLYQGPLPAPGRYEIDGDRVFAGVDSYTTKPLEDALFEAHRKYADVQFLLSGRERILWAPLSMMEVIVREFDTVKDVAKWQPPGEFAELPMEPGRFAVLFPEDAHAPGVVWGETCEVLKVVVKVALD, encoded by the coding sequence ATGATTTTTGATACGATTGATCAGGCGGGCAGATATGCCCCTTTGCATGCCGGGTTGGCAAAGGCCTTCGAGTTTCTGCAATCGCTTTATCAAGGACCTCTTCCTGCTCCGGGTCGTTATGAAATCGATGGCGACCGAGTGTTTGCAGGGGTTGATAGCTATACCACCAAACCGCTAGAAGACGCCCTTTTCGAAGCGCATCGCAAGTATGCCGATGTGCAGTTTTTGTTGAGTGGCCGGGAGAGGATTCTGTGGGCACCCCTTTCGATGATGGAAGTCATTGTCCGGGAGTTTGATACCGTAAAAGACGTCGCCAAATGGCAGCCGCCGGGTGAATTTGCCGAACTCCCCATGGAGCCGGGTCGATTTGCCGTGCTTTTCCCCGAGGATGCCCATGCGCCCGGCGTGGTTTGGGGAGAGACGTGCGAGGTTTTGAAAGTGGTCGTGAAGGTCGCGTTGGATTGA
- the ahcY gene encoding adenosylhomocysteinase, whose product MSDRKIDYHVKDIALAEFGRKELDIAEHEMPGLIATREKYGPKKPLQGVRITGSLHMTIQTGVLIETLTELGADVRWASCNIFSTQDQAAAAIAASGVPVFAWKGETLEEYWDCTWKAIVFPGDKGPQLIVDDGGDVTLLIHKGYEMENGDTWIDTPSDNHEVKVIKDLLKKIKVEQPGIFHEIVKELKGVSEETTTGVHRLYEMANAGKLLFPAINVNDSVTKSKFDNLYGCRESLLDGIKRATDVMIAGKVGVVCGYGDVGKGCAAALRGMGAQVIVTEIDPVCALQAAMEGYRVMPIEDTLGTGDIYVTTTGNKDIITADHMVKMKDQAIVCNIGHFDNEIQVDKLEKLDGIKKLNIKPQVDKYTFPAGNSIYMLAEGRLVNLGCATGHPSFVMSNSFTNQTLAQIELWETKDSRPIGVTVLPKKLDEEVARLHLEKIGVKLTVLSKDQADYIGVPVDGPYKPEHYRY is encoded by the coding sequence ATGTCTGACCGCAAAATTGACTATCACGTAAAAGATATCGCCCTCGCCGAATTCGGCCGCAAGGAACTCGACATCGCCGAGCACGAAATGCCCGGCCTTATCGCCACCCGCGAAAAATACGGCCCGAAAAAGCCGCTCCAAGGCGTGCGCATCACCGGCTCCCTTCACATGACCATTCAAACCGGCGTGCTGATCGAGACCCTCACCGAACTCGGCGCCGACGTGCGCTGGGCTTCCTGCAACATCTTCTCCACCCAGGACCAAGCCGCCGCCGCCATCGCAGCCTCCGGTGTTCCTGTCTTCGCCTGGAAAGGTGAAACCCTTGAAGAATACTGGGATTGCACCTGGAAAGCCATCGTGTTCCCCGGCGACAAAGGCCCTCAGCTCATCGTCGATGACGGCGGCGACGTCACCCTCCTCATCCACAAAGGTTATGAGATGGAAAACGGCGACACCTGGATCGACACCCCTTCCGACAACCACGAAGTGAAGGTCATCAAGGACCTCCTCAAGAAGATCAAGGTCGAACAGCCCGGCATCTTCCACGAGATCGTCAAAGAACTCAAAGGCGTGTCCGAAGAGACCACCACCGGTGTGCATCGCCTCTATGAAATGGCCAATGCAGGCAAACTCCTGTTCCCCGCCATCAACGTCAATGACTCCGTCACCAAATCCAAGTTCGACAACCTCTATGGCTGCCGCGAATCCCTCCTCGATGGCATCAAGCGTGCCACCGACGTGATGATCGCCGGCAAAGTCGGCGTTGTCTGCGGATACGGCGATGTCGGTAAAGGCTGCGCTGCTGCTCTTCGCGGCATGGGCGCCCAAGTTATCGTCACCGAAATCGACCCTGTCTGCGCTCTTCAGGCCGCCATGGAAGGTTACCGCGTGATGCCGATTGAAGACACCCTTGGCACCGGCGACATCTATGTCACCACCACCGGCAACAAAGACATCATCACCGCCGATCACATGGTGAAGATGAAAGACCAGGCCATCGTTTGTAACATTGGTCACTTCGACAACGAGATCCAGGTCGACAAACTTGAGAAACTCGACGGCATCAAGAAGCTCAACATCAAACCTCAGGTCGACAAATACACCTTCCCTGCCGGCAACAGCATTTATATGTTGGCTGAAGGCCGTTTGGTAAACCTTGGTTGCGCCACCGGCCACCCAAGCTTCGTCATGAGCAACAGCTTCACCAACCAGACCCTCGCCCAAATCGAGCTCTGGGAAACCAAGGACAGCCGCCCGATTGGCGTCACCGTCCTTCCGAAGAAACTCGACGAAGAAGTCGCCCGTCTCCACCTTGAGAAGATCGGTGTCAAACTCACCGTGTTGAGCAAAGACCAGGCCGACTACATCGGCGTCCCCGTCGACGGCCCTTACAAGCCTGAGCACTACCGCTATTAA
- the metK gene encoding methionine adenosyltransferase: MSRSYIFSSESVGEGHPDKVADTISDAILDACLAIDPKSRVACETFVKSNVVVVGGEITIPKLQNKKKGTTKPIDDVINVGAVIREAVRGIGYTNSDDVFHADQIFINNYLTIQSPDIAQGVDAAEADGKKHAEQGAGDQGIMFGYACDETPELMPAPIMFAHRLGRELTRIRKAGKLAKWLRPDAKSQVSVEYVDGKPTRIVNVVISTQHAADVSHAEIEKFCIEQVIKKVLPKDMLTKDTEYLINPTGKFVIGGPQGDSGLTGRKIIVDTYGGMGRHGGGAFSGKDPSKVDRSAAYMGRWVAKNIVAAGLATKCEIQFAYAIGHPQPVSVHVDTFGTGTVSDDAILAAVLEVFSFKPADIVKQLNLLRPIYSKSTNYGHFGKDDADLTWESTSKADALKKAVK; this comes from the coding sequence ATGTCCCGTTCCTACATCTTCTCCTCTGAATCCGTCGGCGAAGGCCACCCTGACAAAGTTGCCGATACCATCTCCGATGCCATCCTCGATGCCTGCCTGGCCATCGATCCGAAAAGCCGCGTTGCCTGCGAAACCTTCGTGAAAAGCAATGTCGTCGTTGTTGGTGGTGAAATCACCATCCCCAAACTTCAGAACAAGAAAAAAGGCACCACCAAGCCCATCGACGACGTCATCAACGTCGGCGCGGTCATCCGTGAAGCCGTCCGCGGCATCGGTTACACCAACAGCGACGACGTGTTCCACGCCGACCAGATTTTCATCAACAACTACCTCACCATCCAGAGCCCCGACATCGCCCAAGGCGTTGACGCCGCTGAAGCCGATGGCAAAAAACACGCCGAACAAGGTGCTGGCGACCAAGGCATCATGTTCGGTTACGCCTGCGATGAAACGCCTGAGCTCATGCCTGCGCCGATCATGTTCGCCCACCGTCTTGGCCGCGAACTGACCCGCATCCGCAAGGCCGGCAAACTCGCCAAATGGCTGCGTCCCGACGCCAAGTCCCAGGTCTCCGTGGAATACGTCGACGGCAAACCCACCCGCATCGTCAACGTCGTCATCTCCACCCAGCACGCCGCTGACGTGAGCCACGCAGAGATCGAAAAATTCTGCATCGAGCAGGTGATCAAAAAGGTCCTTCCGAAGGACATGCTCACCAAAGACACCGAATACCTCATCAACCCGACTGGCAAGTTCGTCATCGGCGGACCTCAAGGCGACAGCGGCCTCACCGGACGCAAAATCATCGTCGACACCTACGGCGGCATGGGCCGTCACGGCGGCGGTGCCTTCTCCGGCAAAGACCCCTCCAAAGTTGACCGCTCCGCCGCCTACATGGGCCGCTGGGTTGCCAAAAACATCGTCGCAGCCGGCCTCGCCACCAAGTGCGAAATCCAGTTCGCCTACGCCATCGGCCACCCACAACCTGTCAGCGTCCACGTCGACACCTTCGGCACCGGCACCGTCTCCGACGACGCCATCCTTGCCGCCGTGCTTGAAGTGTTCTCCTTCAAACCCGCCGATATTGTCAAACAACTCAACCTGCTGCGCCCCATCTACAGCAAATCCACCAACTACGGTCACTTCGGTAAAGACGACGCCGACCTGACCTGGGAAAGCACCAGCAAAGCTGACGCTCTCAAAAAAGCCGTCAAATAA
- a CDS encoding DUF5329 family protein translates to MKSSLLIALLLPLFVLSGVLLAAETPDQTRAIDALITHVEKLDEATFIRNGREYTAKNAAKFLRAKRKSKSDEISTATDFIEKAASYSGTTGKPYVIRFKDGKEMPHGEYLKTVLKQVSPS, encoded by the coding sequence ATGAAATCTTCCTTGTTGATCGCCCTGTTGTTGCCATTGTTTGTTTTGAGTGGAGTGCTGCTCGCAGCCGAGACCCCCGATCAGACCCGCGCCATTGATGCCCTGATCACGCATGTGGAAAAGCTGGATGAGGCGACTTTCATCCGAAATGGCAGGGAATACACTGCCAAGAACGCTGCCAAGTTTTTGCGGGCCAAACGCAAATCGAAATCGGATGAGATCAGCACCGCCACCGATTTCATTGAAAAAGCGGCCAGCTATTCCGGCACCACGGGCAAACCGTATGTGATCCGTTTTAAGGATGGCAAAGAAATGCCGCATGGGGAATATTTGAAAACGGTGCTCAAGCAGGTATCGCCATCCTAA